The sequence AACCGGCGGAACACGCCCCCGCTGGTGCAACAGTTTGGCAATGACATTGTTGGCTTTGCGGACAGCGCGGTGGCCCTGCCGGTTAACTGGTTGCAGACGAGCTTCAGTTCCGTCAACGACCTGATGAACACCTACTCGGAAAACCGGGAGTTGAAGCAGCAGGTCACCGAGCTTGCCCAGACGAAGGTGCGCGACCAGACCCTGGCCCATGAAAACAAGCAATTAAAACAAGAGCTGAAGCTGAAGAGCTCGATGACGGACTACGACACCGTTTCGGCAGCCGTGCTGATGCGGACGCCATCGGCCTGGCAGCAGCAGCTGGTGATCAACAAGGGGCAGTCCAGCGGCATCAAGAAGAACATGCCGGTCATGAGTGACGGTGGTCTGATTGGTCGGGTGACGGAAGTCAACAAGACCAACAGTAAGGTCGAGCTGCTCAGCGACACCGGCGAGTCCTCGAACCGGTTTGCCATCTCGATCAACGGGAGCAACGGGGTCGTCAACGGCATCATCACCGGTTACAACGCCTCACGCAACGAACTGGTCATGGGGCAGGTCAGCTCCAAGGCTAAGATCAAGAAGGGCACCCGGGTCACCACCAGCGGAATGGGTGGCATTACTCCCAAGGGCCTGTACGTGGGGAAGGTTTCGCGGATTGGCAAGGATGACTATGGCCTGGCCCAAAAGGTCTACATCAAGCCGGCTGCCAACTTTAATGACATCAATATTGTGACGGTTGCGGAAGCCGCGTCTCAGGAGTGATGAAGCATGTATCGATTATCACGATTAAAGTACGTTTTCCCCATTGGGCTCTTCGTCAGCCTCTTTTTGGACGGCGCACTGAGTCACGTCTGGGCACCGCTCTTCTTTAGCTACCCGTACTCAATGGCCAGTGAACTGGTCTTATTGTGGCTGGTGCTGTCATACTTTTTTGAAAATGGGATTGAGATTCCCCTCATCCCGTGGTCAATCGCGGCCGGGGTGGTCACGGACCTGTACACGTCCGGGATCCTCGGCCTCTGCATGGTGCTTTTTCCGTGCATCGTGGGATTGACACAGCTATTGTCGAAGTACTTCAGCTCATCCTTTTTGTCGATGATCATGATCTTTTTCATCGACATCGTGGTCTTTGAGACGCTCAATTACTGGGCCTACTCACTGATCAATATTACGACAACGCCCCTTGGGGATTACCTGATCTATGTCCTGGCGCCGACTTTGGCCCTCAACCTGGTATACTTCGTTGCCCTCTATTGGCCACTGCGGTCGCTCTTTAATTGGGCAACGACCGAAAAAAATGCTTAGTGGGCCTTGACAAATTCTGGTGGCCAGTGTAGGATACTAAACAATCAATAGATCGAACGACAATGAACAGACTAGTAGAATGATTTCAGTTGCCAAGCGAGTCCCGGGAGATGGGAAGGGACCTTCTAAGTCATTTGAATCACATCTGTGAGTTGGCCCTCTGAAGATAGTAGGAGAGCCCGGGGAAGCCCGTTACAGCGCGGAGTTTAATCATTGAACTCGCTAAGGTTGATTTCCGTGAGGGGTCAACAAGATGAGGTGGAACCGCGGAAACGCCCTCGTAGCCATTTGGCTCGAGGACGTTTTTTGTTTACCGGTTCCGGATTGAACTCACTGAGGCGGCTGCTGCAAGGCAGTCGCAAACATGAGGTGGTACCACGATTGATTCGTCCTCTAGGGCAAATGCTCTAGGGGGCTTTTTTGTTTACCGCCGTTCGATGCACAGATGAAGGAGGAATTGAGATGCACTACGTTACTGAAATCTTACCATCACTATTACAAGGGGCGGGCTTGACCCTGCAGATCTTTTTCTGGACCCTGCTCCTCTCGCTCCCACTGGGAATTCTCGTTAGCCTGGGCCTGATGTCCAAGATTCGCCCGTTAAAGTGGCTCCTGGAAATCTACGTTTGGCTGATGCGGGGGACGCCGTTATTACTGCAATTAATTTTCGTTTTCTACGGTCTGCCGATCGTCGGCATTGTCTTCCAGCGTTACGACGCCGCCCTGGTGGCCTTCGTTCTCAACTACGCCGCCTACTTCGCCGAAATCTTCCGTGGTGGCTTTCAAGCCATTGATGAGGGTCAGTTCGAAGCGGCCCGGGTTCTGCGGTTGAGCTACTGGCAAACCTTACGTAAGATCGTGATCCCACAAGTGGTCAAGATCGTCATCCCGTCAATCGGGAACGAAGTCATCAACCTGGTAAAGGATTCGTCCTTGGTCTACGTCATCGGACTCGGCGACCTGCTGCGGGCCGGCAACGTGGCCACCTCACGGGATGTCACCCTGGTACCGCTGCTCCTGGTTGCATTGATCTACCTGATCTTGGTTGGGATCTGCACCCTGGTACTGCGGAAAGTCGAACAGCGTTACTCATACTTCAAATAGGAGGTCTGGCCAATGTTAGAAGTAAAGAATTTATCGAAAAGTTTTGGCGAACGGGTCATTTTAGACAAGGTCAACTTGACGGTTAAGGATGGCGAGATCCTCAGTATCGTTGGTCCGTCCGGTGCCGGGAAGACGACGCTGTTGCGTTGCATCACCGGTTTGGAAACGGCCGACGCTGGCCAGTTCTTGATTGACGGGCAGCCATTTGACCCCCAGGGAACGGCTGAATCGGACCGGGTGATCGGGGTGGTCTTCCAGGACTACAACCTCTTTCCTAACCTGTCCGTGATGGAAAACATTACCCTGGCACCGATCATGGTTCTCAAGAAGAGCAAGGACGAAGCCGAGCGCGACGCCCGGGGCCTGCTGGACGAATTGGGGCTGAGCACCAAGGGTGACCTTTACCCATGGCAGCTCTCCGGTGGGCAAAAGCAGCGGGTCGCAATTGCCCGGGCCCTGGCGATGAACCCGAAGATCCTCTGCTACGATGAACCGACCTCCGCCCTGGACCCGGCAATGCGGAAGGAAGTGGCTCGGATCATCCTTAACCTGAAGAAGGAGGGGATGACCCAGCTGGTGGTTACCCACGATTTTGACTTTGCTGACGAGATCGCCGACGACATCCTGCGGGTCAAGGCGATCGACCAACCACAAGACGTTGCCGCAGAGGAGTAAGAGAGGGAGCGTAGCCTATGAAAAGATTCAAAGCAATTTGGTTACTATTGTTGCTTTTGATCCCGACCCTCCTTTTAAGCGGTTGCGAGAGCGTCACCACCCGGGCCAACACCCAGGATACCTGGTCGCGGATTGAACGGCGCAAAAAGGTGATCGTCGGCCTGGACGACAGCTTTGTTCCGATGGGCTTTCGGCAGAAAAACGGGAAGCTGGTCGGCTACGACGTTGACTTGGCCCGGGCGGTCTTCAAGCAATACGGGATCAAGGTTGACTTCCAGCCGATTGACTGGTCAATGAAGGAAACTGAATTAAAGAACGGGACGATCGACCTGCTGTGGAACGGTTACTCGGTCAACCCGAGTCGGCTCAAGAAGGTGGCCTTCAGCCGGGATTACCTGGCCAACCGCCAAGTCCTGGTAACCCTAAAGAAGAGCCACATCAACAACCTGAATGACATGACCGGCAAGTCGCTCGGGGTCCAGACCGGCTCGACCGGGGACACGGTTTTAAATTCCAAGCCAAAGCTGCTCAAGGATAAGATCAAGAACAAGCAGGCAATTATGTACGATACCTTCCCGAACGCCTTCATCGACCTCAACGCCAACCGGATTCAGGGAATCCTGATGGACGAGGTTTACGCCAACTACTACGTTAAGCACCAGAAGAACAGCAGTGCCTACCGGGTCTACAAGACCAAGGCGCTGCCGGTCGAATACTTCGGTGTCGGGATGCGGAAGGGGGACAAGACCCTCAAGCGCAAAGTCAATGCCGGATTGAACCGCCTGCAGAAGAACGGTCAACTGGAGAAGATCAACGAGAAATGGTTCGGCACCAAGAGCAATTTCTTAGGGCCCTACAATAATTAATAGGTAAAGAGGTCGGCACGTCACCGCGTGGCCGGCCTCTTCTGCTAACAAATTTCGGCAAAATTAGGGGATTGGTTTGTAATTTAGGAGCAGATAACGTATGATTATTCAGTGTGACAATTTTCGGCAGAAAACCAAACGCTTTCTCCATTTACAAACGTTTGAACAATTCTTGAAAGGAGCACGAAGACCGTGCATTTTAATCTTGCTCGTGGTGTGGACCTGGATGTGCTGCCCACCAAACAATTTAAGATGAATCACGTCCTAATTAACTTTACGACGCCGCAGACGCGGACGAACGCCACCGCGCGGAACCTCCTTGCCAACCTGCTTGAGACCAGCACCCATCGCTATCCGACGCAGACCGCCCTGGCTCGTCAGCTGGCGAAGCTTTACGGGGCCTACGTTGGCATGGGCGTCGGCCGGGTCGGCCAGCTGCACACGGTTCGCCTGCGGGCCAGCTTTGTCAACGACCAGATCGCCGGTACCAACCTCTTCGACCAGGTGGTGGACCTGATCCATGAGATCCTTTTCCACCCCCTGATTGACCAAAATGAGTTCGACGGCCCCACCTTTCGGATCCAGGCCAATAATCTGAAAAGCTCGATCCTGTCCCTTTATGACGATAAGCAATTTTATGCCAACCGTCAGCTGATGAAGCTCTACTACCCAGCGGATTCCACGATGCAGATCCCGAGCTTCGGTCAGGTCAGTGATTTGGCAACCTTGACGGCCCAGAACCTGGTGCCGGTTTACCAGCGGATGATCAAAGACGACAAGGTCAACATCTTAGTGCTGGGGGACGTGGATCCCGAAGCCATCCACCAGACCTTTGCCCAGCTGCCTTTTGCCGGGCGGACGGTTGAGACGCTGGTGCCATACTACCACCAGCCCCTCTACCAAGACGTTCAGCGCGCCACGGAGCACCAGCCGGTTGTCCAGGCCAAATTGAACCTGGGCTACCAGTTGCCGGTCTACTACCATGACCAGAACTATTACGCGGGTCTGGTCTTCAACGGCCTCTTCGGTGGGACGCCTTACTCCAAGCTCTTCACTAACGTTCGGGAGAAGGCTAGCCTGGCTTACTACGCCACCAGCCGCCTCCTGCCCTTTAGTGGCTTCTTAGGCATTCAGACCGGGATTCGCGCCCAGGACGCGGCCAAGGTGGAAGAACTAATTGACCAGCAGCTGGAAGACCTGATTGCGGGGAAGTTCTCTTTCCAAGAACTTGCCGAGGTACAGGACAGCCTGATTAACCAGTACCGCGCCAGTCACGACTACGCCAACAACATTCTGGGTCGTCAGCTCCTGTTTACCCTGCTCGATCTGCCGGAGGACGGGAACGTGGCGGCCAAGATCAACGCGGTAACGGCCGCCGACGTGCAGCGCGTGGCCGCCGAATTAAAGCTGCAGGCGACATATTTATTGAGTGGTGAAAAATAAGCAAATGGATCAGTATACTTATCAAGAATTTAACCGGACAATCTACCGTCAGCGCCTTGCCAACGGCCTGTTGGTGCAGCTGCTGCCGATGCCGGGCTTTCATAAGACCTACGCGACCTTTTCAACCGATTTTGGTTCCATTGACAACCAGTTCATCCCTTACCACGAGGAGGAAGCGGTGACGGTGCCGGACGGGGTGGCCCATTTTCTCGAGCACAAGATGTTCGAAAAGGCCGATCACGACGCCTTTGACCTCTTCGGCAAGCTCGGGGCAGATTCCAACGCCTACACCAGCTTTACCCAGACTAGCTACCTCTTCTCGACCACCAGTCACCTCCGGGAAAATCTGGATGTCCTGCTTGATTTCGTTCAGGACCCCTATTTCACGGACAAGACGGTGGCCAAGGAGCAGGGGATTATCGGCCAGGAAATCCAGATGTACGATGACGATGCCGACTGGCGGCTCTACCTGGGCCTGATCGGCAACCTTTACCCCCACGACCCAATGCGGATCGACATCGCGGGAACGGTCGATTCAATCAGTAAAATCACCCCGCAGATCCTGATGCAGAGCTACCGGACCTTCTACCAGCCAAGCAACATGAACCTTTTCTTGGTCGGCAACCTCGATCCGACGGCGACGATGGAGTGGGTAATCGACAACCAGAACAGCAAGGACTTTCCGGCCTCCGAAACGCCGCGGCGAATGACCAAGCTCAACGACCCGACCGCCCATGACGTCATCCCGTTCCGTTCGCTGACGATGAACATTGCCCGGCCGAAGGTAATGGTCGGTCTGCGGGGGATCAAGCAGTTTGAAGACGGTCGGGAGCGGTTGCGCTACAAGCTGGCCGTCGATCTGCTTTTGGACGTGCTCTTTGATGACACCTCCGACAACTACCTGCGCCTCTATAACAACGAGGTGCTAGACGATTCCTTTGGCTACAACTTTGAAATGCAGCGAGGTTTCCACTTTGCCTACTTCAGTTCCAATACAGATCAGATGGAGCGCTTCGCCGACGAGGTGGTTGCCATCCTGGAAAGCGCCGACAAGCAGATCGACGCGGCCCGGACCCGCTTTGCTGGAATCAAGAACGCGGAGCTGGGGCGCCTGATTGGCCTGCTGGACTCACCGGAGGCCATTGCCAATCGCTATGCCGATAAACTTTTTGATGGGGCCAACCTGATGGACGAGATCCGCCTGCTCAAGGAGATTTCAATTGACGACCTCTACCAGGTAGCCAAGGAATTCATTACCCCCCAGGGGATTTCCGTCTATCAGGTGGTGCCGCACCATCAATAAACGCTACCTTTTCTTAACTGTTGTCCGGTAGAGAACATGATATAATGTGCAAGGATAAGTGAAATCATATAAATGGAGTGTAAGCTAAATGAGCGAAAACAATAGCGAACAAAAACACCTGGAGATTGGGAAAAAGCTGCAGGAAGCTCGTCAGGAGAAGGGCTACACCTTAGACGACCTCCAACAGATTACCAAGATCCAAAAGCGGTATTTGATTGCAATTGAAGACGAAAAATTCGATGAACTGCCCGGCGACTTCTACGTTCGGGCGTTCGTCAAGCAGTATGCCAACACGGTCGGTCTCGACGGTGACGAGCTGCTGAAGGAGTACGATGACGACCTGCCAAAGGCCAAGACGGCGGAATACTCCGAGCACATTAGCCAGGCCGTGGAGTCCCGGACCAGCCAGCACAAGAGCCTGGGGACCGAGGTTTCCAAGAGTCGGCGTTACCTGCCGACGGTGATCATCGCCTGTGTGATCATCCTGGTGCTTGCTGCCATCTGGTTTACGGCGATTGCCCGCAGTCACCGTGACTCGTCAACCAAGATTGACAATAGCTCAGTTTCGGTTTCGGGTGAGAGCCGGAAGAAGGCTTCCTCATCTAGCAAGAAGGTTACCAAGAAGGCGGCTACTAAGGCGATCCAGCTCAAGCAGAGCAGCCGGACTTCCACTAGTGTGACCTACACCGCCGATAAGCTGACCAAGGATACCACCCTGCAGATTAACCCAAGCTCACGGGCATGGATGCAGGTTCGGGCCAACAACAGTACCGACCTGCTGAACAAGACCTTAAATGCCAACCAAAAGACGAGCGTGAAGGTCGGCAAGGACACGACGACGCTGGTAATTACGGTCGGCAATGCGCAGTCAACCACCCTGAAGATCGGTGGCAAGAAGATCGACTTCACCAACAATGGGACCTACAATAACACCCGGACCGTTACGATTAACTTCGGCAGCCAGTCATCCTCGTCCTCAAGCTCAACGAGCAGCAGCACGAGTTCGACCAGCACGGGCACTAGTACCCGGACCAGTGGGGTTAGCTCGACGAGTACGAGTCAAGTGACGACCAACAGTGCGAGTCGGCAGACGACGGCAACGTCCAGCGCGTCGACCACGCAAACACGATAATAGGGGGATTAGACTGTGAACTTACCTAACAAATTAACCGTCGTTCGGTTAATTATTATTCCATTTTTCCTGATCTTGATGGTGGTGCCATTTTCTTGGGGGAGCGTCACCTTCTGGGGAGCCACGATTCCGGTTGCCCAATTGATTGCGGCGATCCTGTTCATTGCGGCTACGATCACCGATAACCTGGATGGCCGGATCGCCCGGAAGAACCACCTGGTGACCAACTTCGGGAAGTTTACCGATCCGCTGGCGGACAAGCTGCTGGTCATGACGGCCTTCATCGTCCTGACCGGGAATCAGGTTGTTCCGGCGTGGGTGACCTCGATCATTATCTGGCGGGAGCTGGCCGTTACCGGACTGCGGCTCTTGCTGGTTGAGCAGAGCGGGATTGTGCTGGCGGCCAAGATGCCGGGAAAGATCAAGACGACGACCCAGTTCATCGCCATTATCTTCTTGTTGATGAATAACGTCATCTTTGCCATCTGGAACATTCCATTTGGTCAGATCATGCTCTACATCTGCCTGTTCTTCACCATTTACTCCGGTGTGGACTACTTTATTCAGGGCCGGGGCGTCTTTTCGGACGGTTTCAAGTAAAATTAATCAAGGAGTGGACGAATCAAAATTTGGTTCGGCCACTTTTTTTAATACAATCGGGTATAATTTACGTATTAACTATATAGGGGTGAAATTTAAATGGAAGCAGAAATCATTTCAGTCGGTACTGAGATTATTCTGGGGCAGATCGTCAATACGAACGCACCGTTTTTGGCCCAGCAGCTCGGCAAGATCGACGTTACGGCCACCCGTCAGGTGACGGTGCCCGATGAGCTTGATCTCCTGGAGGAAGCCGTCCGTTCGGCCTGGCAAAGGGCGGACCTGGTCTTCGTTTGTGGCGGCCTGGGACCGACGGCAGACGATGTGACCATCCGCGGGGTGGCGGACGCCCTGGGCGTAGAGCTGACTCGTGACGAGGATCACTGGGCCTGGATCCAGGAGACCTTTAAGCAGCGTCAGAAGCCGATGATGCCGGAGAATGTCCAGCAGGCCATGTACCTGAGCGGGGGGACGCCCCTAGCCAATCCGGTGGGCCTGGCACTGGGCAGCTGGTACGAGCGCGATAATCGGCGGCTGATCGTCCTGCCAGGACCACCGCGCGAGTTCACGGCAATGGTCAATCAGGAGGTGCTGCCCCGCCTGACAAAGCTTGTCGGTGGTGAACGGCAAATTGTCAGCCGAACCCTCAACTTCTTCGGCCGGCCGGAGTCGTTGCTGATGGATGAGATCGCGGAAGTGACTGAAGGCCTAGACCAGGTGGTCATCACCTCCTATGTCCAGCCGGATGCCATCCAGGTCCGGATGACCGTCCACGACCTGCCAGAAGAGACCGCCACGACGCTGCTGGATCGGGCCCAGGCCGCCATCGTTGCCAAGGAGGATCCCTACTTCTTTGGCGTCGGTGACGACTGCTCGCTGGCGGCAACCGTCGTGGGGCTGCTGAAAAAACGGCACTTAAAGCTGACGGCGGCCGAAAGCCTGACCGGGGGGATGTTCCAGAGCACCATCTGTTCCGTTCCCGGGGCCTCGAATGTCTTTGACGGCGGCTTCGTGACCTACGCAGCCAGTGCCAAGGAAGGCTTGCTGGGGATTGATCCGCAGCTGATTGACCGGTACGGGGTTGTCAGCTCCCAGACGGCCGCCCAGATGGCCGAGAAGAGCCGTCAGCGCCTTGGCGTGGCGATCGGGATTGGCTTTACCGGGGTTGCCGGGCCCGACTCGCTGGAGGGTCAACCGGCCGGGACGGTTTGGGTCGGCCTGGCAATCCAGGGTCAGCCGACCGTGACCCGTCAGCTGCACCTGGGGGCCTACGTTGGTCGCCAACAGATCCGCCGGCAGAGTGTCCAGCACGGACTGCAAATGATTTATCACGCCCTGCAAAAATAATCGAACCATTGTTCGCATTTTTCTTGTTTTTTTGTGGAAAACTGTTATGATTAATTCACGGATATTTCGATACAAAGGAGGAAATCTAATTGGCTGATCAGCGAAAAGCTGCACTTGATGTTGCAATTAGAAAGATTGAAAAGAACTTTGGCAAGGGTTCAATCATGCGGATGGGTGACGCGGCCGACATGAAGATTGCCACCGTCTCCAGCGGTTCGCTGGCGATTGATAAGGCCCTCGGCGTCGGCGGTTATCCCCGTGGCCGGATCGTTGAAATCTACGGACCAGAAAGTTCCGGGAAGACGACGGTGGCCCTGCACGCGGTTGCCGAGGTTCAGCGCCAGGGTGGTACGGCGGCGTATATCGACGCCGAAAACGCCCTTGATCCTCAGTATGCTGCTGCCCTCGGGGTGGATGTCGACAACCTCCTGCTTTCCCAGCCGGACACCGGTGAGGAAGGCCTGGAAATTGCCGACGCCCTGATCTCCAGTGGTGCCGTTGATCTGGTAGTCGTGGACTCCGTTGCGGCCCTGGTTCCCCGGGCGGAAATCGAAGGTGAGATGGGGGACGCCCACGTCGGCCTGCAAGCCCGGTTGATGTCCCAGGCCCTGCGGAAGCTTTCCGGCGAGATCAACAAGACCAAGACCATCGCCATCTTCATCAACCAGATTCGTGAAAAGGTCGGGGTGATGTTTGGGAACCCCGAGACGACGACTGGTGGTCGGGCGCTGAAGTTCTACGCCACGATCCGGATGGAGATTCGGCGGGCCGAACAGATCAAGAGTGGTACCGACGTCATCGGTAACCGGGCCAAGGTCAAAATCGTCAAGAACAAGGTAGCACCACCGTTCAAGCGCTGCGAAGTTGACATCATGTACGGTGAGGGGATCTCCAAGACCGGGGAGCTCCTCGACATGGCGGTCGAAAAGGACCTGGTTAACAAGAGCGGTGCCTGGTACTCCTATGGTTCGGACCGGATCGGTCAGGGACGTGAGAACGCCAAGAAGTGGCTGGCCGAGCATCCCGACCAGATGGCCGAACTGATGAACAAGGTCCGGGTTGCCTACGGGATGGATCCACTGAGCCCAAGCGAGGGCGCAGATGATGCCTCCGCAACTAAGGAAGCGGACCAGGATCAGGCAAGCACCGAAGACTAATTGCTTAACAAGACATGAATCAACTCAAGGGTTCAGTCCAGGAAAAACCTGGGCTGGACCCTTTTACTCCCAATTGTGAAATTCAATGGTTGACACCCTACTTGGGCAAGCTTAAAATTTACTTTGTGTGATGTTTTTTACATGACACGGTGAAATTAATTTTATTAACCAACAACAAAATAGTTGAAGCGGAGGTGAAATGATGAAATTAATAATTTTCGCCGCGCTTGCTATGGTTGTCGGGATTATTATCGGCTATGCCGTTCGCAAGTCCTCCTATGAAAAACGGGTCGCAGAGGCCCACAAGGATGCTGAGGGGATCATTGCGGACGCTAAGAACCAAGCGGCAACGGCGAAAAAGGAGGCCATCCTGGAAGCCAAGGAGGACAGCCACCGCTACCGCGAGCAGGTCGAAGCCGAGCTCAAGCAGCGGCGCAACGAAATCCAGCGCCAGGAAGACCGGCTCTTGCAGCGGGAGACGTCGCTCGACCACAAGGACAACGCCTTAGAAAAGCGTGAAAACACGGTTGGGGCGCGCGAGCACAAGCTGGATCAGCAGACGGAACGACTTCATCAATCACAGAAAAAGGCAGCGGCCTTAGTGGAACAGCGGCAAGCAGAACTTGAAAAGGTTGCCGAGATGACCCACGAGGATGCCAAACAACAGTTATTGAGTGAAATGAAAGACCAACTGAAGACCGAACGGGAGGTCCTGATCCGGGATAGCGAACAGGAGGCGGAACTGACCGCCGACCGCAACGCCAAGAAGCTGATCGTCGAGGCCATTCAACGCAGTGCCGCGGACGTTGTCTCCGAGGCGACGGTCTCAGTTGTCACTTTGCCAAACGATGACATGAAGGGCCGGATCATCGGTCGGGAAGGCCGGAATATCCGGACCCTGGAGACCCTGACCGGGATTGACCTGATCATCGACGACACGCCGGAAGCGGTCGTCCTGAGTGGCTTTGATCCAGTGCGGCGGGAGATCGCCAAGATTGCACTGGAGAAGCTGATCCAGGACGGGCGGATTCACCCGGCCCGAATTGAAGAAGCCGTTGAAAAGGCCCGCAAGGAAATGGATAACCAGTTGCGGGAGACCGGGGAGCAGGCCCTCTTTGACCTGGGCATCCACTCGATGCACCCGGACCTGATCAAGACGGTTGGTCGGATGAAGTACCGGACCAGCTACGGACAAAACGTCCTCGACCACTCGATTGAGGTTGCCAAGCTGGCCGGAATCATGGCGAGTGAATTGGGCGAGGATGTCGCCTTGGCTAAGCGGGCCGGCCTGCTGCACGATATCGGCAAGGCGGTTGACCACGAGGTTGATGGTTCCCACGTTGAGCTGGGGGTTGAACTGACCCGCAAGTACAAGGAAAATAAGGTCGTCATCAACACGATTGCCTCCCACCACGGTGACGTGGCGCCGACCTCGGTAATCGCCGTTCTGGTCCAGGCCGCCGACGCCATTT comes from Limosilactobacillus sp. and encodes:
- the mreC gene encoding rod shape-determining protein MreC, with amino-acid sequence MRKFFSNRRLVIIVVILVVCFGLMAGSVSLRNRRNTPPLVQQFGNDIVGFADSAVALPVNWLQTSFSSVNDLMNTYSENRELKQQVTELAQTKVRDQTLAHENKQLKQELKLKSSMTDYDTVSAAVLMRTPSAWQQQLVINKGQSSGIKKNMPVMSDGGLIGRVTEVNKTNSKVELLSDTGESSNRFAISINGSNGVVNGIITGYNASRNELVMGQVSSKAKIKKGTRVTTSGMGGITPKGLYVGKVSRIGKDDYGLAQKVYIKPAANFNDINIVTVAEAASQE
- the mreD gene encoding rod shape-determining protein MreD, whose protein sequence is MYRLSRLKYVFPIGLFVSLFLDGALSHVWAPLFFSYPYSMASELVLLWLVLSYFFENGIEIPLIPWSIAAGVVTDLYTSGILGLCMVLFPCIVGLTQLLSKYFSSSFLSMIMIFFIDIVVFETLNYWAYSLINITTTPLGDYLIYVLAPTLALNLVYFVALYWPLRSLFNWATTEKNA
- a CDS encoding amino acid ABC transporter permease, whose product is MHYVTEILPSLLQGAGLTLQIFFWTLLLSLPLGILVSLGLMSKIRPLKWLLEIYVWLMRGTPLLLQLIFVFYGLPIVGIVFQRYDAALVAFVLNYAAYFAEIFRGGFQAIDEGQFEAARVLRLSYWQTLRKIVIPQVVKIVIPSIGNEVINLVKDSSLVYVIGLGDLLRAGNVATSRDVTLVPLLLVALIYLILVGICTLVLRKVEQRYSYFK
- a CDS encoding amino acid ABC transporter ATP-binding protein, encoding MLEVKNLSKSFGERVILDKVNLTVKDGEILSIVGPSGAGKTTLLRCITGLETADAGQFLIDGQPFDPQGTAESDRVIGVVFQDYNLFPNLSVMENITLAPIMVLKKSKDEAERDARGLLDELGLSTKGDLYPWQLSGGQKQRVAIARALAMNPKILCYDEPTSALDPAMRKEVARIILNLKKEGMTQLVVTHDFDFADEIADDILRVKAIDQPQDVAAEE
- a CDS encoding amino acid ABC transporter substrate-binding protein — encoded protein: MKRFKAIWLLLLLLIPTLLLSGCESVTTRANTQDTWSRIERRKKVIVGLDDSFVPMGFRQKNGKLVGYDVDLARAVFKQYGIKVDFQPIDWSMKETELKNGTIDLLWNGYSVNPSRLKKVAFSRDYLANRQVLVTLKKSHINNLNDMTGKSLGVQTGSTGDTVLNSKPKLLKDKIKNKQAIMYDTFPNAFIDLNANRIQGILMDEVYANYYVKHQKNSSAYRVYKTKALPVEYFGVGMRKGDKTLKRKVNAGLNRLQKNGQLEKINEKWFGTKSNFLGPYNN
- the yfmF gene encoding EF-P 5-aminopentanol modification-associated protein YfmF gives rise to the protein MHFNLARGVDLDVLPTKQFKMNHVLINFTTPQTRTNATARNLLANLLETSTHRYPTQTALARQLAKLYGAYVGMGVGRVGQLHTVRLRASFVNDQIAGTNLFDQVVDLIHEILFHPLIDQNEFDGPTFRIQANNLKSSILSLYDDKQFYANRQLMKLYYPADSTMQIPSFGQVSDLATLTAQNLVPVYQRMIKDDKVNILVLGDVDPEAIHQTFAQLPFAGRTVETLVPYYHQPLYQDVQRATEHQPVVQAKLNLGYQLPVYYHDQNYYAGLVFNGLFGGTPYSKLFTNVREKASLAYYATSRLLPFSGFLGIQTGIRAQDAAKVEELIDQQLEDLIAGKFSFQELAEVQDSLINQYRASHDYANNILGRQLLFTLLDLPEDGNVAAKINAVTAADVQRVAAELKLQATYLLSGEK
- the yfmH gene encoding EF-P 5-aminopentanol modification-associated protein YfmH, which gives rise to MDQYTYQEFNRTIYRQRLANGLLVQLLPMPGFHKTYATFSTDFGSIDNQFIPYHEEEAVTVPDGVAHFLEHKMFEKADHDAFDLFGKLGADSNAYTSFTQTSYLFSTTSHLRENLDVLLDFVQDPYFTDKTVAKEQGIIGQEIQMYDDDADWRLYLGLIGNLYPHDPMRIDIAGTVDSISKITPQILMQSYRTFYQPSNMNLFLVGNLDPTATMEWVIDNQNSKDFPASETPRRMTKLNDPTAHDVIPFRSLTMNIARPKVMVGLRGIKQFEDGRERLRYKLAVDLLLDVLFDDTSDNYLRLYNNEVLDDSFGYNFEMQRGFHFAYFSSNTDQMERFADEVVAILESADKQIDAARTRFAGIKNAELGRLIGLLDSPEAIANRYADKLFDGANLMDEIRLLKEISIDDLYQVAKEFITPQGISVYQVVPHHQ
- a CDS encoding helix-turn-helix domain-containing protein, which produces MSENNSEQKHLEIGKKLQEARQEKGYTLDDLQQITKIQKRYLIAIEDEKFDELPGDFYVRAFVKQYANTVGLDGDELLKEYDDDLPKAKTAEYSEHISQAVESRTSQHKSLGTEVSKSRRYLPTVIIACVIILVLAAIWFTAIARSHRDSSTKIDNSSVSVSGESRKKASSSSKKVTKKAATKAIQLKQSSRTSTSVTYTADKLTKDTTLQINPSSRAWMQVRANNSTDLLNKTLNANQKTSVKVGKDTTTLVITVGNAQSTTLKIGGKKIDFTNNGTYNNTRTVTINFGSQSSSSSSSTSSSTSSTSTGTSTRTSGVSSTSTSQVTTNSASRQTTATSSASTTQTR
- the pgsA gene encoding CDP-diacylglycerol--glycerol-3-phosphate 3-phosphatidyltransferase; its protein translation is MNLPNKLTVVRLIIIPFFLILMVVPFSWGSVTFWGATIPVAQLIAAILFIAATITDNLDGRIARKNHLVTNFGKFTDPLADKLLVMTAFIVLTGNQVVPAWVTSIIIWRELAVTGLRLLLVEQSGIVLAAKMPGKIKTTTQFIAIIFLLMNNVIFAIWNIPFGQIMLYICLFFTIYSGVDYFIQGRGVFSDGFK